CTTGCCCCACGAACTGGAGCTCGTACTTAAAACCGCCAGGGCCACGTCCGCCAACCGCCAAGCGCAGCGCGAGATCATTCTTCCCCTCGGCCTCCATCAGCGCCAGGATCTTCTTTGTCGCCGCATCGGTGATCGTGAGCATCGCTTCCTCCTTATAGGGCATAACGCCCTCGTGGTTCACATCCGGGGGTCTCTGGGACACATCCGGTGTAATATGGCTCTCTGCCGTCTAAAACTCTGTTCGTGTCTATCCTAGTCTCAAGCGCCGACCATTGTCAACCGGAAGATTCTCGTGAGGACCCGCCAATCCCTTCCGGGCGATCGGTGGGGGGAGCAATGTGAAAGGTAAGTTGCCGCTGCGCTTCCCGCAGTGCCGCTTCGACGCGGTCCGGGGTCTCGCCACGAGCAAAGATGAACCCGAGGTACCTCGTCCCTTCCGGTAACGGAACGACCTCCTGCCCCACCGGGATGGTGATTCTGATCTCATCGATTCCTCGAACATGTCGGGCCTCGTCCTGGCCCCGCACCTCGCGGAGGATCCCGGCCTGCGGGATGGGGATCATCATCACACCGGCGGCCTGCTGTTCCCGTTGGAGGGACGCTACCTCAAGCCCCATGGCGTCTCGGAGTATCAGCTCCTCCAGGGATATGCCCTCGCCGAACCGCAGCGCGCGGGAGCAGAGCCCCCCGATGGAGCGGGGGGCGATTTCGAGGATCCACGGCCCCTGGTCATTCAGCCTGAGCTCCGCATGCACCGGCCCTCGCTGGAGGCCGAGTGCTGTCACAGCATCTTCCGTGCACGCGGCAATGGCCTGCTGTAATGGTGCCGGAAGGCGGGACGGTGTGACATAGATGGTCTCTTCAAAGAACGGGCCGTCGAGGGGATCTGGCTTATCGAAGAGGGCCAGCATCCTGAGCTTGCCTTCTGAGAGGAGCCCCTCGAGCGCCACCTCAGATCCGGGGATGAAGGTCTCGACTAGTATCTGCTGCGCTAATGCGCCTCCCTCAGCGGCGACCTCCGGCCGGCGCAAGATGGCAATGAGCCGCCGGAAGGCGGCGGCGAACTGGGCCGGATCGTCGGCGCGAATCACCCCGCGGCTGGCAGACAGAAACAGGGGCTTGACCACGCAAGGGAAGATCACCCGGCGGGCCACATCATGAGGATCCTCATCGATGGAAACAAGCTCGGAACGGGGCGAAGGGACGCCGGCCGCTGCCAGGACCTCACGCATGCGGTGCTTATCCCGGGCGGCGGCGACCGCGTTTACACCACTGTGGGGTAGTCCCAGCGCTGCCGCCGCCATGGCCGCCAGGATCGCTCCATCGTCATCGGCAGCGACCACGGCCCGGATCGGATAGTGTTTGGCAAACTCGACGATGGCACCTGTTGCCTTCTCCGGCGCCAAGAAGTCGAGCGTGAGGTGCCCAGCGGGATTCGCCGCTGATAAGGCCTGCTCGCGGTCGGATCCGACCACAACCGGTATATCGAGCCGCCGTGCTGCCTCGAGAAATGCACTGGCCCGGTACGTTGCTGTGGTCATAAGAAGTAGAAGGCGATGCATTACCCGAATCTTTCCTCCTGAAAGGTCGCCTATCGTCAGACACTAGGCAACGACGCGGGACTCACGCAGGCGGGTGATCTCTGATCGATCCAGGCCAATCCAGAGCAAGACCTCGTCAGTATGTTGGCCCAGAGTGGGGGCGGGATGACGGATCAGTCCGGGGGTGAGGGAAAGCTTTACCGGGATGCCGATGTTTTTGATCTTCCCAGCCACCGGATGTTCCAGCTCCACGAGCATGCCCCTGTCCCGGACCTGGGGATCCTCATAAACCTGGGCCATATTGTAGATCGGGCCGGCCGGCACCCTGGCACCCTCCAAAAGGGAGAGCCACTCTGCCGTCGTCCGCTGACGAAGGATCGGTTGGAGAAGAGCGCCGAGTTCCTGGTAATTCTGGACCCGATCGGCATTCGTGAGAAAGCGCGAGTCGTTGAGCAAATCCTGCCTTCCGAGAACCCCGCAGAGCTTCTCCCAGGTGGACTGATTCGCCGCACCGAGGCTGATGGCCCCATCCTTCGTATCGAAGACCTGGTAGGGCGCGTTGAGCCGGTGGGCAGATCCCAGGGGTTGGGGTACCTCTCCAGTGGCGAAGTAGATGGAAGACTCCCAGAAGGTATACGCCACCGCCCCCTCGAGGAGAGAGGTATCGACGTGCTGCCCTTCCCCGGTCTTTAGGCGATGGACGTAAGCCGCCAGGATACCATAGGCGGCATAGATCCCCGCGTTGAGATCAGAGATGGGTACTCCTACCTTCGTAGGGGGCCCGCCGGGGTGTCCGGTCACACTGATGAGACCACTCATCCCTTGGGCAACCAGATCAAAGCCACCACGACTCCGGTAGGGGCCGGTCTGGCCGAATCCGGAGACAGAGCAGTAGACGATGGTAGGATTGATCTTTTGAATGGCCTCATAATGGAGATCCAAATCCTCCATGGTGCCCGGGCGGAAATTCTCCACCAGGATATCGCTCCGTCTGGCGAGCAATCGAAAGAGCTCGCGACCCTCCTCCGATTTGAGATTAAGGGCGACACTCTGCTTGTTCCGGTTGACGGCAAGGAAGGCAGCAGACTCCCCATGAATAAAGGGGGGACCCATGGTCCGAGAATCATCCCCTCCCTGGGGTTTTTCGATTTTGACGACATCGGCTCCCATGTCGGCCAGGAGCAGGGTGCAGAACGGTCCCGCCATCACCTGGGTCACATCGAGGACCACGACCCCTTCCAGCGGGGTGCGCGACGTCATGCGACTTTCCTCTTCTTGCTCGCGGTTCATCGTCCTTTAAACTCTGGCTTGCGTTTTTCCAGAAAGGCCCGGCGCCCTTCCTGGAAGTCCTCTGTGTCAAAGCAGGTAAAGGGAAGGTCTGCCTGTTCCGCGATGAGACCGTCGAGGCCGGGGTTGCTGAGGACCATTTCCAAAACTTGCTTGTGCCAGCGATGGCTCAGCGGCGCGTAGCCGGCGATTTCAGCCGCCACCTCATAAGTGTACTGTTCGATCTCGGCCACCGGGACGAGCCGAGAGATTAGGCCGATCCGAAATGCCTCTTCGGCGTCAACCAGTTTTGCCGTAAGGAGCATGTCCAAGACGCGACCGGATCCTACGAGCCGGACTAGCTGGGACATTTCCCAATACGGCATGAATATTCCCAGCTTGGCCGTGGGAATCCCAAACCGGCTGTTGTCGGCGGCGATCCTCAGATCGGCAGCGGTCGCAAGCTCGAGTCCGCCCCCCACACAAAACCCGGCAACCATGGCGATCGTCGGTTTGGGACAGTGCGCGACGGTTTCGAAGGCCTTCTCGACCGCGGTGTGATACTTTTTGGCCATCGCGGAGTTTTTACGCTGCTCTTCAAACTCGGCGATGTCGGCCCCGGATGAGAAGGACTGGGCCCCTGCCCCCCGAAGGATAACCACCCGCACCTCAGGGTCAGCCTGTAGCTCTGCCATAAAACCGGCAAGGCGCTGCCACATGTCATAGGTCATGGCGTTCCGCTGCGCCGGTCGGTTGATGGTGATCGTGGCAATGCCACCTTTGGTCTCCCGAACAAGTTCCTGGCTCATATCCGGTTCCCTCCTCAACCCCGAACTATCGCTCTCCGCGGTGAACGGTCACCGATCCACAGTACCAAGAACTTCACAAAAAAGTTCTACCGGGTGCCTCGCGACGCGCCCGGTTCCGTGCAGGATCTGCTGTCGGCACGATACCCCCGAGGCAATGATCTCCACACGAGCATCGGTCTCCTCGATCGCCGGAAACAGGCGCTGTCGGCCGATGGCGACCGAGAGATCATAATGCTCTTTCTCGAAACCGAACGAGCCGGCCATCCCGCAGCACCCCGCATCGATTTCCTCGACGGTGAGACCTGGGATCAGGTGCAGGGCGTCGATCGTCGGGCCGG
Above is a window of Candidatus Methylomirabilota bacterium DNA encoding:
- a CDS encoding ATP-grasp domain-containing protein — translated: MTTATYRASAFLEAARRLDIPVVVGSDREQALSAANPAGHLTLDFLAPEKATGAIVEFAKHYPIRAVVAADDDGAILAAMAAAALGLPHSGVNAVAAARDKHRMREVLAAAGVPSPRSELVSIDEDPHDVARRVIFPCVVKPLFLSASRGVIRADDPAQFAAAFRRLIAILRRPEVAAEGGALAQQILVETFIPGSEVALEGLLSEGKLRMLALFDKPDPLDGPFFEETIYVTPSRLPAPLQQAIAACTEDAVTALGLQRGPVHAELRLNDQGPWILEIAPRSIGGLCSRALRFGEGISLEELILRDAMGLEVASLQREQQAAGVMMIPIPQAGILREVRGQDEARHVRGIDEIRITIPVGQEVVPLPEGTRYLGFIFARGETPDRVEAALREAQRQLTFHIAPPTDRPEGIGGSSRESSG
- a CDS encoding CoA transferase, producing MNREQEEESRMTSRTPLEGVVVLDVTQVMAGPFCTLLLADMGADVVKIEKPQGGDDSRTMGPPFIHGESAAFLAVNRNKQSVALNLKSEEGRELFRLLARRSDILVENFRPGTMEDLDLHYEAIQKINPTIVYCSVSGFGQTGPYRSRGGFDLVAQGMSGLISVTGHPGGPPTKVGVPISDLNAGIYAAYGILAAYVHRLKTGEGQHVDTSLLEGAVAYTFWESSIYFATGEVPQPLGSAHRLNAPYQVFDTKDGAISLGAANQSTWEKLCGVLGRQDLLNDSRFLTNADRVQNYQELGALLQPILRQRTTAEWLSLLEGARVPAGPIYNMAQVYEDPQVRDRGMLVELEHPVAGKIKNIGIPVKLSLTPGLIRHPAPTLGQHTDEVLLWIGLDRSEITRLRESRVVA
- a CDS encoding enoyl-CoA hydratase is translated as MSQELVRETKGGIATITINRPAQRNAMTYDMWQRLAGFMAELQADPEVRVVILRGAGAQSFSSGADIAEFEEQRKNSAMAKKYHTAVEKAFETVAHCPKPTIAMVAGFCVGGGLELATAADLRIAADNSRFGIPTAKLGIFMPYWEMSQLVRLVGSGRVLDMLLTAKLVDAEEAFRIGLISRLVPVAEIEQYTYEVAAEIAGYAPLSHRWHKQVLEMVLSNPGLDGLIAEQADLPFTCFDTEDFQEGRRAFLEKRKPEFKGR